A window of Pecten maximus chromosome 12, xPecMax1.1, whole genome shotgun sequence genomic DNA:
CCCAATGTTATGTGGAGGGAGGATTGATTGGTTAAAATATTGTATCGAGGTTATAGGGAGGATTAATTGGTTAAAATATTGTCCCAAAGTTATGTGGAGGATTAATTGGTTAAAATATTGTACCGAGGTTTTGGGAAGGATTAATTGGTTAAAATATTGTTCCGAGGTTATGGTGAGGATTAATTGGTAAAATATTGTCCCAATGTTATGTGGAGGATTAATGGTTAAAATATTGTATCGattcatttaataaaatcattaatgatctcccaatttaatcatttatttattgctCTACCAAACCCAGGTGacaagataattaaaaaaataaactctattttatttgaatttttgtggCATAGTAAAGTGGATAAAATTAAAAGAGATATTATTGTACAAGATCACTCTCATGGGGGACTAAAAATGCTCAATACTCAAAATTTTGTTGATTCATTAAAAATTGGCTGGGTTAAGCGACTGTTTCAATCTTCAGGAAAATGGAAAACACTACTAGAAAAATATTTAGACCTAGATAAACTAATGAATATTGGAGGGAACTATATAGATCTATGCcaacaaaatattagcaattctTTTTGGAAAGATGTACTTAGGGCTTGGTCAAGATTAGATAACTCTACTAATATGAAAATAGTCAAAGGGAAAGCACTCTTGCATACACCTGTCTggcataacaaaaatattacaataggtGGTGGAACAATTTTCTACTCTAAGTGGTATGAAAAGGGTATTTATGTCATTGGTGACTTCTTCAaagatgtaaacaacaacacttttttctcttttaatgaatttattcaAAAGTATAGCATTAACACtaactttttgaaatataatggaGTAATATctgcaataaaaaaatgtttacaacactTTGAATTTGATTCCACTAATTATAACTTTGTATATCCAGTTTTACCTAgcaatattgcaatatttcttAATACTAATAAAGGCTCGaagatattttatgatattctaAATTCAAAGAATGATATTACTGTTAAAGGGAAAGAGAAATGGTCTAACGTActtgatttcaatttaaatgattggtgtagtatatatacacttccTTTTACAGTAAGTAAAAACTCACGATTACACTGGTTGCAATTTAGAATATCACATCATATCTTAACAACtaattcatttcttttcaaagCCAAACTAACAAACAATCCATTCTGTAACTTTTGTAACTcagaaattgaattgaaattgttCACCTTTTTTGGGAGTGTGACCAAGTTCAGAATCTTCTTGAAGGTCTAGATATATTATTAGATGCATTATTTATTCCCTTTagactaaataaaaaaacaatgcttTTTGGTAAATATGATGGTGATTATAAAAATCCATCCTTTAAAGTagataatcaaattattttgattataaaacaatacatataccgAAACAGATGTCTgcataaatctttaaatatcaactcTTTACTCTATTGTATCTATGATCATTATAAAGTCAGAAAATTTTGTAgctctaaaaaaggggaaaaagaaaaaaacaaatgtttggcTGAATGGAGAAAATGGGATAAACTTTTGCAGATTATGgaataatacttttttaatctgttttattgacttatacattacacatttatttgtattaaatattaataatcgTATACATGTGGTACCTTCTTCTTTTGCTGGAATCCCAGTGTCTGACAAttgcagtaaatatatataattgagttaATCTACATTTTTAGTAACAAGTCTACCATCCAGTCCTTTCCTCTTTTTTCATAAATTGTGTAaagtatgatatttttttttttttttttatatttttttttgcttttgtactctctttgaataaaatactttaaaatattacaaagtaCTCCCTTCCTTTTCTTCTTCTCCTTCCTTTCTTTCTTCCACTTTTCATCCATCTTCTCTTCCTTCTCCTTCCTTTCCTCTTctttgtgtatgtctgtatatgtctatatggatttttgtcgttttgttcaagattaaataatataaatgttatgattTGTATCCTGTCCACGtgtatttgtgtttgtttttatcttataccattgatgttaggtgtgtatgtatgttaggGTGAGAGGGTGAAACCATATGACGTTAAATATGAAAGGTTTTGGAAGAATATATAGTGTGAAAGCTGAACAATTGAGTGAATAgatgcaatatacataaatttGAATGTCAAAAAGATAGAATGtagagtgagtgagtgagtaagtatgtaaatgtttccgaagtaaaatatttatatgtacctatgtataataggccttggaaaaataaaacaaatataaaaaaaaatttaaaaaaaattgtatcgAGGTTATAGGGAGGATTAATTGGTTAAAATATTTTACCGAGGTTATCCAGAAGACTGATTAAAATATTGTACAGGTATTATGGTGAGGATTAATTGGTTAAAATATTGTCCTGTTGTTATGGGGATACAATATGTATTTAGTTGGTTAAATTAGGTCAAACATTATTAaaaggatatacatgtagtaacttCAAATTATATTAGCATCTTGAAgcattttgtgtttgtttattaaatattaCCTTGAGGCTATATGTTtaattgaaaatgttaaaatatcattCCGAGAATTGCTATTTTCCTGTCTGCATTTCACAGCCATTATTGATTTTATATGAAAGTCCGACTCTTAACAACTATTTGTTGTAGTAAACGACTATGtcgatatacatatgtataccatcatttgtaaataaataaatccaaTGATGTTACGTTACATCAGCTCAGATATTAAATGATATTCCCCTAATGGGGCCCCTCTTTTGGCTAACATTGCACCAAGTGGAATTTCCTTCTCCCAAAGGTATTAATTACACGTTTGTTAGggaaattttaacaaaacataaaGTCTCCGTATTGTTGTGCATCATGAGTGGGGTTTAGACAGATACTTCATTCGCCAGGTATAAAAGGTAAATGTAAAAGTCTGTTTTGATTGACGGATCTACTAAAAGCAAGGTGTGTTGATTGATTACAGGTATTCTAAAGAAGCATTGCTATAGCGTgcatatatttatgtttgttatgttctgttgttgttgatgaCTCATGCATAAGTGTTGAATAGAATTTCAGTATCTTCTTTTTGACAATcaaaattatgttatattaGAAATTTCACTTGATGAACAATTGATTGTATTAGAGAAAGATTTGTCTACCAACGCAATATCATATTTACGAAATATGTTTGCATTGCTGTAAACCTCTGTTATACAATCATGTAAATTTCGGGAAAATCCTTGTCTGTCACTAGGTACTTTCCCCTAGTATGCCATGACCCTGTCTGTCATTACCTTAGCTACCATTCAGCTATTTGCGACACTTTGCCACTTATGTATGGATATCCTCATTGAATTTTATCTTTCATTGATTTTCATTACCTCCCTTCTGGGTTGCTACACTCTTGGATCCGAACATCACTAACGATTCCTGAAAACATAGTATTATGTCCATTATTCAGCATGTTTCTATAActtaattcatattaaaaaaagcGCTATTCACCGACATGCCATTTGCACAATCCtcagagatgtatatatatatatatatatatatatcaattatatgtAGGTTCAATGTActattttgattggtcgatGGTCATGACAATGAATCTGAGGACTGTCCTGCTATGTTACCTCATCAATTGCTTAAGTATGCTGTTTGACATGCAATATCATTTTTCCAGGGTACCGTCGACGACAATGACAATGTTTACCATGAAGTTCCAGAACCGTCAGATGAAGACATCAATTCTGAATCAGACGATGATGATTGGTATCAGGAGGTAGCTGATGCCAAAAAACCTGAACACGACGAAGATTATCTGGAACCAATGAATAAAGCAGATTCAGAAACGGCTGCTACAAAAAGCCCTCCAAGACCAGTGCTTCCAAAAAAATCGTCAGCTCCACATCAGAACAGTGACACTGATGTTAAGGGGTCTGTTTCGCAGGCCCTAAAGACCAAGTTTGAAAAAGACAGAACAGCTGTAAATCCAAAACCATTTACACCTCCGAAGGACAATCCCAAACCATTTACACCTCCGAAGGACAACCGTGTTTCAAGTAGCCATCAGAGTCAGGAGAATGGAGAGTCCTCAAACCTAGCAAATGTCCTTAAAGCCAAATTTGAAAAACGACAAAGTACTGCTACCGAAGAAAATAAAGGAACTCTAGAAAATGGTAACCATACTCCAGCAGTAAAAAAACAACCACTTTTGCCACCGGTTAAGCCAAAAGTGAAGACCGCTACGTCACCAAGAGAAAACACGCAACCAAAGCCTAACATAAAACCACTGCCTGCAAAGACTAACCCGCCCTTAAAACCCACTAAACCAGTGATTCCTGCTAAGGAACCAGCCAAAACCGATACCACATCagatttaaaaaatgttttagctGCTAAATTTCAGGCTCGAAACAGTGAAACAATGCCTGCTAGAACAAGTAACTCTCCGGAACCTCCTCCCGTTCTAAGAAAACCTGGCGTGAAGCAGTGGGGAAGTGATAAAGAGGGAGAGAGTGGAAACGTTTCTGCATCGGCTTTAAAATCTAAATTTGAAACAATGGACTCTAAAAAGCCGACCCCAGTTCCACTGAAACCCAAACCACAAACTCCTGTTCAAAGTGGTCCACAGTTTAGAAAATCGACACCTTTCGTTCCCGAGAAGAAGATTCTTCCGAAGCCTGCAATGAAGCCAAAGCCTCCTGTATTTACAAAACCGTCGAAGCCGTCGGGTAGTTTGGACTCAGCTCCGACTTCTTTACCAAGCAAAAGTAAAGGAAAAACTACCGTTGCATTTACAGCAACTGCAGACTTTGTAGCAGAAAATGATGGCGAGATATCCTTCCATGCTGGCGATTCAATAAGTGTTAACCAACAACTTGATACTGGTTGGTGGCTTGTGTCTGTCAATGGAGAGGAAGGCTGGGCGCCTGCTACTTACCTACAGGAAGTGTAGCAGTTGTTGGTAATATTCATTCAAGGCAAATAAGCTACAAACTCTCATCACAATTATTTCTAGTCATGCCATTAGCTCACGAGACCGATGAGCTTATGCTGTCGTTCCGGCATCGGCGACCCACCAAAAACTGTTTTTGAAAAGCTTTTAAGTCAATGAGTCAACAGCTCACATCCTCCCAATttggtatatacatttattagagGTCTAGGGGTGATGTTAGAGCAAAATAATGTGGCACTATTATGTCAGTTTTCAAATTTCATTGCGTTGTGGTCtcaattattttttcatcaACATGCACTTAAAAGCTTTCCAAAGGCTACCAAGTCCACAAGTTTGCATTTCAAAACCCTTATCATTTGGTGTATATAAACCTTATaggttttgatataattaaatgaCAATTGAATGTTggaaatttcttttttcttcttctaaattttcacatattatgaaagttttgaattttttagaGTACTTTTAGAATTTGAAGCAAGTTAGTATCTTATGTTTGTGTATCAGATGCATTAATTGACATTGAGACGAATATCCTAAGTTTCCAAAATTGTAGTATAATGATTTTGCGATTGCTGCCGCCGCTAGCTAGAACTCTGAGCATTGCGCTCATTGATTTCACTTGTTTTAATACTCTTTAAATTTAATTGGTCCCACGTATTGAGATGTTCAGTTTCCCcgttcatgtacatgtacaatgaacGAGATGCAGATCATTCACAACGAACTGTGTATATTAAGGTAAAGTTGTTTTCCATTTATAGTGACTAGAACAACTACTCTCGGTTTTCGGTGTTCGCTAATGAGGCcagttttaacatttaacatgCATGCTGATTTTTGCACGCGATCTTTGAATTTATGtttctttacaaaaaaaaaatagcagtATCTATATTTTCATACAACAAATAAGCATAGTGTTAACTGGTCACACCCAGCCGACACTTTaaggaaatatatttgataatgcTAATTAAGGaggaaatcatttaaaattaattaaagccCATTATTGTCTTATAGATGATTATAATACTCTTGGTATTGCGTACAAAacattttagttttatttgtgtGATTCATTTTTCACAATTTCATATCGCTGATAGGATCGACTTTTTCATTGAGAAGTTCAGTAGTGACGTGTTCAACAATTGTTCTGAAAATATTCATCGAAAAACCTTCGATGggttatgataataataaactaAACTGTCTTTATCTTtaaccagagacgtgtatatctgatatacagtcTCTGCTTTAACGGAAGGGTTTgttagtatttatatatgtataggatGTTTGTAAAATGCATAAATTCTAAACTACCATTGTAAAATGAATTGTGCATCCAGAACAATGACAACGCGCTTGTTAAAATAGTGTTTGGTTTCATTGGTGGTTTTCAATCATTAATACTATACAGGCAAACCGTTATACTACCAGGCGTGTCGGTAAAACTATAAAGCTTGTACCATGTTAGAGAGCTTATTTTAGTGATCGGTATGCAGTCCACTCTTACAATCTGTATCACATTATaactacaaaagttactacattattatgaaaaatgatgtttttatgaCATCactatttcatttttcttatcTTGTACTTGAAATGcgtagtatatttatatacccaTTCGTTACATCATTCTTCTGAAGCTAACCATTTTGGTacagcatgtatatagctacatgtatatgcctCGCttgacgaaatgacttgaaacagatTGACAGATAATGCAAGCTTTGTACTCTAGTCATGCTTTTTCGCACATAcgaaattcacttccaagattctgtaagtagtaatttgattggttaatccaaaaggtcatcctgacgtgaccccttatgcgatgtcgttagatgttcataTAACGTAGTGGGAATGACCAAGATTTTAATCAGATTAGATTAGATATCTAGCACCTTACATTCTATGATAAAATACCTTGATATTATGCCATACATACTATAAGTAATATGCTGAACtttaaactgcatcatacagttgttttatcGTTCTTAATCTATTCAATGGTGCTTAAGGAATTGTATGGAAATCCAGAATGGAACGTTATGAAAAAGCACAAATACATAAACCTACAATTGTATAAATATcgtgatttatattataatagatATTTGTCCGCCAAGTTTCCTATGTGTTCCGAGAGTGTTGCTGCGAGAAAAAGAAAGCAATTGTCCCTGCATATCGTAATGTCTGTCCAATATGTTACTGTTATGTTCTATGTGAAATGATCTGAGCTATATTTGGCACATACTTGATGGCTTTCAGCCTGTCTGTTGATAATTATATGTATGGCCTGACTCACAGACCCACAAACATTCTGTTGTtgaaatattgtacaatttATCAGCGTTCATATTAGTTTTTACACATGcagttaatattttgattttggcaTTTGTAAGAAACTGGAGTTATGCCCCTTAGTACCCATTTCTAGGAAACTATATACAATACCTACACACAATGTACTGTAGTAACTAGTTATATATACTTTTATGTTCACACTTATTTTCTGAGTAAGTACCGAGTTTAACCCTTTCATCGCGTGTTATGtagattgtaaatattttacagatCGTGTCTTATACTGCTGTGTATAGTCTATGAATTTTGAACCGGTTGTATATGAAAGTACAAGTCGAATTGTTGAATTTGTGAAAGAGTTGGACAAACTGCCTTAATTTATCTTGATATTAACCTATGATTAGacataatttttttcatacttATCAAATTgcatttacaaaatattaattatatatatatgacaggtGCAACTTACGAACATCCATTCACATGTATGCTGTAGTTTATGTTTAAACATCGTtgcatttctttctttttataattacagTTTCTATTCATGTTGTTTAGCGAGGTTGAGTTTTTACaagaaatatattgatatattgaatttatataatatctgatatatatatatactgaaacgaaaaagaaacgcaacttcaaattgtaggtttaataaaataatacttgtgagcattatgtttaaatttcatatgtaatagttaatattgaatattgatgtaacatcctttaaatgtttagagatttttaagaacaggtcactttgctagaaggtcatgattggtagtaccctacgtgaatccaagttgaaatggcagcagttttgaaaccgtgccctaatatcgtgtgtgtcctcctcgaacagttatcacatctctaattctttgttgcattgagttcatcagggcattgactttccgtattggaatgttattccattcttggacgagtgcatttgctaactgagggagggtatttggggggttacggcgatttcgaattcttctgtctaattcatcccacaaatgctcgattggggacaggtcggggctatatggaggccaatctataggaacaatgttctgtgtcgcaagaaagtctctacagactcttgcaacgtgtggtctcgcgttatcttgctgaaaggttagatgatgctgcctaacaaacggcacaacatggggcctaaggatctcatcccgatagcgtacggccgttaaattcccattgactatcaccaaaggcgtcttcaaaccatgggagattcccgcccaaaccataactgatccacccccaaatcggtcgtgttccaaaacacaggcgtcagcaaaacgttcgcctcgacgccggtacacacgttgacggccatctgctcgaaataacgtgaatcgagattcatcggtgaagagcatagacctccaacgtctcataggaaaacgtctgggcatatgtgccgttgcccattgcatacgacgtgctcgacgttgcggtgttagtggtaaaccaacgtactgtcgccttgcacgcaaattagcctcacgcagtctgttgatcactgtttggggatgaattcgacggttatgattaccaatcgtattccttgccgtttcagcggccgttaatctcctgttacgcaggtgtgccaacctaagaacccggtcttgacgtcgcgacgttacgcgtggacgtcctgatctcggctggtcatcgactcttcctgttgcgttaagacgtgaaactaatcgactaatagtcgatttgtgaactctgaattgtcgagcgacgtgaagttgcgtgttccctgccagaagcatcgctatagcacgttctctatcaacctttgataaccgtggcataattgtaaaaggaattattgtttgcaaaagtattggcgatgatgtggctcaatgttagtgatgaattgatactggtttgaatgaaaaaagaacgcatatgtttgtacaggcacggtttttgatgtttttaccgcgccggaagtgcataggtctctagtcacacttgagtgattttgaagattggtatgggtgttaggcagggtgcatgtttatttccgcgatttttatacagatatgtatatttaatacaaaattaatcacaattttccatgttgcgtttctttttcgtttcagtatatatatatttgttaatgtacTATAGTTTCTTGCCTTGTAAAAATGAATGTGATTGACAGTTGTAGCTAGGATGTGTAATGAGAATAGTGGTTGCTTGTactgtaaaacaaaattttcGAGGTGTAATTACTTTCGTGGTTGCGACAACAGTAAAAGTTTTGCTATTGCACCAAAACTTCGAAGTCCAAATGATTTACTTTTCGCCGAAATTGTAGAAATGagattttttcaataattttaaattatttttttcgaAATGCCAAAAAATAGAACCTtgagtaaataacacattttgGATTTATCCATTTAATATTGGCTGAACAGATTTGATGTATTTGACAAATTTATCtaaaattcatttcattaatttgaaaaattctgTTAGTAAACCAgcaaaaaatatcaacaaaacattatgTCATGCAGTATAGGAAAgtgatacaaattttatatttctatattttaaaacaatgcGTATAATTAAACTGTTATATTTCTGATAGATACGTTTTGCTTTATGTtttcattgtacatatattaatgAGAAATGGAGAAAATATCCTTTGCATTTTTGAACGATTTATTTGACATTTGGCCTTGGTGCTGAATTGCGATTCTGTTACCATTCCAACAGGCTACACCCATTAGTGCAATATTGATAACATCTTTGTACAATTGTGTTTCTCTGAATGGAACATGTTCATTCAGTCTCTGGATGCATGTACATGTGGACACAACTGGTCTTGAAAGAATCAATTGCTGTCCCAACTTTAGGAtatgataacaaaataacaCAGAAAAGCACTAGCTTcatgtattatttataattgttttaacgGTATCATATCGTACAGTATCTTCGGACACAGGGCTGATATCTTTGTCGTGGTAGCCTGAGGCACAGAGAACAGAGGGCATCGTATAGCAGTGGGGATATGCCTGAGGGATACGACCCAGAACGATTTTCTGAAGAAAGAAAACGTACAAAAAGTGTAATTGGTCGCAAGAAAATAATTATGGCGGCAATGGTACAAAACACAGCAATTAGCATCTTTAGATATGAGTTCacaaacatgtatttataaggTATATGACTAGTAAAACTTGTTCTTTGCTATATGCCAAATGTGTGGAAATTTATAAAAGAATTAAGTTACAAAAATCAAATCTGCATaaagaaatgttgaaaatattgaaCGGGATGCATTACATCCCCATAATAATACATTTAGGcaattttgaatataaaaccattttaaaagaaaataaacactTGTATGTATAGACATAGCATTTACGGTTGCGACAAACCTCAACGATTAAAATTTTACTAGCAGATCTGTCAAGACTGCAATCTCAAAGGACTCTACAAAAGAAAGAGTTAATGAAGCTAGGTTTAATAGTTTGCGTATTACCTGTATTACTAGGAAGTCTATTTGGTGATGGCATCCGTGCTCCGACATTATTACCAGTCCGGAAATTACCTATGACGAGTCCGTCCCGTTCTCCGCCGTAGCTGCTTGAGGTCACGTGACCAGATATCACAAGAACGAGGACGCTCATACACAGACGTCGTAAAGTGTCCATCGTAAGTTGTGAcgtcagtaaacaaaaacaaatcgtTGAGGTTCAATGTAAACACATAAGCAAACTTCCAAATGTTCATCGGCATAAAACGATGTGGTATTCACATACATGAAAGAAGTTTCCTTCCATTTTCAAAATACTGAGAAAATGCCTACTAAAACCAGCATTAATTTGTGATTATCAATTTCTAGATGAGTTACGAC
This region includes:
- the LOC117339165 gene encoding SH3 and PX domain-containing protein 2A-like isoform X3 encodes the protein MKTKNRNIEKISGPKLAEEYVVIGDYKKEDKWDLNLKAGMVVQVVEKSESGWWFVTIEDHQGWVPSTYLKRKDGLKENTTQRLLPGEEEKFTVTEAFTPTSDDEIALELGTIVDVVEKNLDGWWMVRYLGKEGWAPATYLMKAEKAHIQRTARQSGVQVVGTLSDISDIMSKGEDGEAAGGTSEVGGRIGPGGRKFRKQKSGSLERGGSIRPPPRQNSIKNHLIIDQIQLDVAIKEATSQRYITIADFSDTVGDGISFRKGQHVLISEKTDGGWWFGEINGTSGWIPSSYVEEISNGTVDDNDNVYHEVPEPSDEDINSESDDDDWYQEVADAKKPEHDEDYLEPMNKADSETAATKSPPRPVLPKKSSAPHQNSDTDVKGSVSQALKTKFEKDRTAVNPKPFTPPKDNPKPFTPPKDNRVSSSHQSQENGESSNLANVLKAKFEKRQSTATEENKGTLENGNHTPAVKKQPLLPPVKPKVKTATSPRENTQPKPNIKPLPAKTNPPLKPTKPVIPAKEPAKTDTTSDLKNVLAAKFQARNSETMPARTSNSPEPPPVLRKPGVKQWGSDKEGESGNVSASALKSKFETMDSKKPTPVPLKPKPQTPVQSGPQFRKSTPFVPEKKILPKPAMKPKPPVFTKPSKPSGSLDSAPTSLPSKSKGKTTVAFTATADFVAENDGEISFHAGDSISVNQQLDTGWWLVSVNGEEGWAPATYLQEV
- the LOC117339165 gene encoding SH3 and PX domain-containing protein 2A-like isoform X4, whose translation is MVVQVLEKSESGKVKVSMVVQVVEKSESGWWFVTIEDHQGWVPSTYLKRKDGLKENTTQRLLPGEEEKFTVTEAFTPTSDDEIALELGTIVDVVEKNLDGWWMVRYLGKEGWAPATYLMKAEKAHIQRTARQSGVQVVGTLSDISDIMSKGEDGEAAGGTSEVGGRIGPGGRKFRKQKSGSLERGGSIRPPPRQNSIKNHLIIDQIQLDVAIKEATSQRYITIADFSDTVGDGISFRKGQHVLISEKTDGGWWFGEINGTSGWIPSSYVEEISNGTVDDNDNVYHEVPEPSDEDINSESDDDDWYQEVADAKKPEHDEDYLEPMNKADSETAATKSPPRPVLPKKSSAPHQNSDTDVKGSVSQALKTKFEKDRTAVNPKPFTPPKDNPKPFTPPKDNRVSSSHQSQENGESSNLANVLKAKFEKRQSTATEENKGTLENGNHTPAVKKQPLLPPVKPKVKTATSPRENTQPKPNIKPLPAKTNPPLKPTKPVIPAKEPAKTDTTSDLKNVLAAKFQARNSETMPARTSNSPEPPPVLRKPGVKQWGSDKEGESGNVSASALKSKFETMDSKKPTPVPLKPKPQTPVQSGPQFRKSTPFVPEKKILPKPAMKPKPPVFTKPSKPSGSLDSAPTSLPSKSKGKTTVAFTATADFVAENDGEISFHAGDSISVNQQLDTGWWLVSVNGEEGWAPATYLQEV